A stretch of the Zeugodacus cucurbitae isolate PBARC_wt_2022May chromosome 6, idZeuCucr1.2, whole genome shotgun sequence genome encodes the following:
- the LOC105221339 gene encoding tumor protein D54 isoform X7, translated as MEDHNTSKLSEPASPVASVASADIAAEFAALTAEEQEQQRAEWSQELARVEEEINTLRTVLASKTRHASDLKRKLGITMWKEITDDMNQGLKNVKESSVFQSVEQSVGNLTKAVHDAPIFQRTESVLKSTGEKTASVFGSITSGITSKFSQMKNSESMRSIEEKVGSAYENVKVSYEHNNFLCQPHATRVSTSRSGSINSFPDALNENNSSSGLNSPTDSITK; from the exons ATAATACTTCAAAGCTGTCGGAACCAGCATCACCAGTAGCATCTGTTGCGTCTGCAGATATAGCCGCCGAGTTTGCTGCACTCACCGCAGAGGAGCAAGAACAGCAACGGGCGGAATGGAGTCAG GAACTTGCACGTGTGGAGGAGGAAATAAATACGTTACGTACAGTGCTGGCATCGAAAACGCGCCATGCCTCAGATTTGAAACGTAAATTGGGGATTACCATGTGGAAAGAGATAACGGACGATATGAATCAAGGCTTGAAGAATGTAAAAGAAAGTTCAGT ttttcaaagcGTTGAACAAAGTGTTGGCAATCTCACGAAGGCCGTACATGATGCCCCAAT TTTTCAACGTACCGAATCGGTGCTCAAGTCGACAGGGGAGAAGACCGCTTCAGTATTTGGGAGTATTACTAGCGGCATAACATCGAAATTCTCACAAATGAAAAACTCGGAATCGATGCGTTCGATCGAAGAGAAGGTGGGCTCAGCCTATGAGAATGTTAAAGTAAGCTATGAACACAACAATTTTTTGTGCCAACCCCATGCG ACACGAGTATCCACTTCGCGTTCGGGTTCAATTAACAGTTTCCCTGATgccttaaatgaaaataattcatCGTCCGGCTTGAATTCGCCAACAGATTCAATAACAAAATAA
- the LOC105221337 gene encoding retinol dehydrogenase 13 isoform X1 — MFSFLKSRPVFWASVTGTTVGVAFFIKDLMQGEMFKNPIRAENKVVIVTGANTGIGKETVRELANRGATIYMACRDMQKCEEARDELVLESSNKHIYCRHCDLASMDSVRKFVDGFKKEQERLDILINNAGVMRCPRSSTKDGFEMQLGVNHMGHFLLTNLLLDLLKKSVPSRIVTVSSLAHTRGEINTGDLNSDKAYNPGRAYNQSKLANILFTRELAKRLEGTGVSANALHPGVVDTELFRHMGFFNSFFANLFFKPLFWPFIKSAKNGAQTTLYVALDPELANVSGKYFSDCNLKDVAPAAMDDALAKWLWAVSEKWTKLSK, encoded by the exons atgttttcttttctAAAAAGTCGTCCAGTTTTTTGGGCCAGTGTCACAGGCACCACGGTGGGTGTTGCGTTTTTTATTAA GGATTTAATGCAAGGAGAGATGTTCAAAAATCCCATAAGAGCTGAGAACAAGGTAGTGATTGTGACAGGGGCCAATACAGGTATTGGCAAGGAAACGGTGCGTGAGTTGGCTAATCGAGGTGCAACCATTTACATGGCCTGTCGCGATATGCAAAAATGCGAAGAG GCCCGCGACGAACTCGTTTTAGAAAGCTCCAATAAACACATCTATTGCCGGCATTGCGATTTAGCATCGATGGATTCCGTACGTAAATTTGTTGATGG TTTCAAAAAGGAACAGGAGAGACTAGATATCCTTATTAACAATGCTGGTGTTATGCGTTGTCCCCGTTCAAGTACAAAGGATGGTTTCGAAATGCAGTTGGGGGTCAATCACATGGGCCACTTTCTCCTAACTAATTTGCTGCTTGATTTGTTAAAA AAATCTGTGCCGAGTCGTATTGTTACTGTTTCTAGTTTAGCGCATACACGTGGAGAAATCAACACAGGTGACTTAAATAGTGATAAAGCGTACAACCCAGGTAGAGCTTACAATCAAAGCAAATTGgccaatatattatttacacgTGAACTGGCAAAACGTTTGGAGG GTACAGGTGTTTCAGCTAATGCGCTACATCCTGGCGTTGTAGATACGGAACTTTTCAGACATATGGGCTTCTTTAACAGTTTCTTTGCTAA TTTGTTCTTCAAACCACTATTTTGGCCCTTCATTAAGTCAGCTAAAAATGGTGCTCAAACCACGCTGTATGTTGCCTTGGATCCAGAGTTAGCCAATGTCTCAGGAAAGTACTTCAGCGATTGTAATTTGAAAGACGTAGCGCCAGCTGCTATGGACGATGCTTTAGCGAAGTGGCTGTGGGCTGTGAGTGAAAAATGGACTAAGTTAAGCAaatga
- the LOC105221339 gene encoding tumor protein D52 isoform X9 — protein MEDHNTSKLSEPASPVASVASADIAAEFAALTAEEQEQQRAEWSQELARVEEEINTLRTVLASKTRHASDLKRKLGITMWKEITDDMNQGLKNVKESSVFQRTESVLKSTGEKTASVFGSITSGITSKFSQMKNSESMRSIEEKVGSAYENVKTRVSTSRSGSINSFPDALNENNSSSGLNSPTDSITK, from the exons ATAATACTTCAAAGCTGTCGGAACCAGCATCACCAGTAGCATCTGTTGCGTCTGCAGATATAGCCGCCGAGTTTGCTGCACTCACCGCAGAGGAGCAAGAACAGCAACGGGCGGAATGGAGTCAG GAACTTGCACGTGTGGAGGAGGAAATAAATACGTTACGTACAGTGCTGGCATCGAAAACGCGCCATGCCTCAGATTTGAAACGTAAATTGGGGATTACCATGTGGAAAGAGATAACGGACGATATGAATCAAGGCTTGAAGAATGTAAAAGAAAGTTCAGT TTTTCAACGTACCGAATCGGTGCTCAAGTCGACAGGGGAGAAGACCGCTTCAGTATTTGGGAGTATTACTAGCGGCATAACATCGAAATTCTCACAAATGAAAAACTCGGAATCGATGCGTTCGATCGAAGAGAAGGTGGGCTCAGCCTATGAGAATGTTAAA ACACGAGTATCCACTTCGCGTTCGGGTTCAATTAACAGTTTCCCTGATgccttaaatgaaaataattcatCGTCCGGCTTGAATTCGCCAACAGATTCAATAACAAAATAA
- the LOC105221339 gene encoding tumor protein D54 isoform X10, with translation MEDHNTSKLSEPASPVASVASADIAAEFAALTAEEQEQQRAEWSQELARVEEEINTLRTVLASKTRHASDLKRKLGITMWKEITDDMNQGLKNVKESSVFQSVEQSVGNLTKAVHDAPIFQRTESVLKSTGEKTASVFGSITSGITSKFSQMKNSESMRSIEEKVGSAYENVKALTRVIQWRL, from the exons ATAATACTTCAAAGCTGTCGGAACCAGCATCACCAGTAGCATCTGTTGCGTCTGCAGATATAGCCGCCGAGTTTGCTGCACTCACCGCAGAGGAGCAAGAACAGCAACGGGCGGAATGGAGTCAG GAACTTGCACGTGTGGAGGAGGAAATAAATACGTTACGTACAGTGCTGGCATCGAAAACGCGCCATGCCTCAGATTTGAAACGTAAATTGGGGATTACCATGTGGAAAGAGATAACGGACGATATGAATCAAGGCTTGAAGAATGTAAAAGAAAGTTCAGT ttttcaaagcGTTGAACAAAGTGTTGGCAATCTCACGAAGGCCGTACATGATGCCCCAAT TTTTCAACGTACCGAATCGGTGCTCAAGTCGACAGGGGAGAAGACCGCTTCAGTATTTGGGAGTATTACTAGCGGCATAACATCGAAATTCTCACAAATGAAAAACTCGGAATCGATGCGTTCGATCGAAGAGAAGGTGGGCTCAGCCTATGAGAATGTTAAA GCTTTAACCCGTGTTATACAATGGcgcttataa
- the LOC105221337 gene encoding retinol dehydrogenase 13 isoform X2, producing MFSFLKSRPVFWASVTGTTVGVAFFIKDLMQGEMFKNPIRAENKVVIVTGANTGIGKETVRELANRGATIYMACRDMQKCEEARDELVLESSNKHIYCRHCDLASMDSVRKFVDGFKKEQERLDILINNAGVMRCPRSSTKDGFEMQLGVNHMGHFLLTNLLLDLLKKSVPSRIVTVSSLAHTRGEINTGDLNSDKAYNPGRAYNQSKLANILFTRELAKRLEGVSANALHPGVVDTELFRHMGFFNSFFANLFFKPLFWPFIKSAKNGAQTTLYVALDPELANVSGKYFSDCNLKDVAPAAMDDALAKWLWAVSEKWTKLSK from the exons atgttttcttttctAAAAAGTCGTCCAGTTTTTTGGGCCAGTGTCACAGGCACCACGGTGGGTGTTGCGTTTTTTATTAA GGATTTAATGCAAGGAGAGATGTTCAAAAATCCCATAAGAGCTGAGAACAAGGTAGTGATTGTGACAGGGGCCAATACAGGTATTGGCAAGGAAACGGTGCGTGAGTTGGCTAATCGAGGTGCAACCATTTACATGGCCTGTCGCGATATGCAAAAATGCGAAGAG GCCCGCGACGAACTCGTTTTAGAAAGCTCCAATAAACACATCTATTGCCGGCATTGCGATTTAGCATCGATGGATTCCGTACGTAAATTTGTTGATGG TTTCAAAAAGGAACAGGAGAGACTAGATATCCTTATTAACAATGCTGGTGTTATGCGTTGTCCCCGTTCAAGTACAAAGGATGGTTTCGAAATGCAGTTGGGGGTCAATCACATGGGCCACTTTCTCCTAACTAATTTGCTGCTTGATTTGTTAAAA AAATCTGTGCCGAGTCGTATTGTTACTGTTTCTAGTTTAGCGCATACACGTGGAGAAATCAACACAGGTGACTTAAATAGTGATAAAGCGTACAACCCAGGTAGAGCTTACAATCAAAGCAAATTGgccaatatattatttacacgTGAACTGGCAAAACGTTTGGAGG GTGTTTCAGCTAATGCGCTACATCCTGGCGTTGTAGATACGGAACTTTTCAGACATATGGGCTTCTTTAACAGTTTCTTTGCTAA TTTGTTCTTCAAACCACTATTTTGGCCCTTCATTAAGTCAGCTAAAAATGGTGCTCAAACCACGCTGTATGTTGCCTTGGATCCAGAGTTAGCCAATGTCTCAGGAAAGTACTTCAGCGATTGTAATTTGAAAGACGTAGCGCCAGCTGCTATGGACGATGCTTTAGCGAAGTGGCTGTGGGCTGTGAGTGAAAAATGGACTAAGTTAAGCAaatga
- the LOC105221339 gene encoding tumor protein D52 isoform X8: MEDHNTSKLSEPASPVASVASADIAAEFAALTAEEQEQQRAEWSQELARVEEEINTLRTVLASKTRHASDLKRKLGITMWKEITDDMNQGLKNVKESSVFQSVEQSVGNLTKAVHDAPIFQRTESVLKSTGEKTASVFGSITSGITSKFSQMKNSESMRSIEEKVGSAYENVKTRVSTSRSGSINSFPDALNENNSSSGLNSPTDSITK, from the exons ATAATACTTCAAAGCTGTCGGAACCAGCATCACCAGTAGCATCTGTTGCGTCTGCAGATATAGCCGCCGAGTTTGCTGCACTCACCGCAGAGGAGCAAGAACAGCAACGGGCGGAATGGAGTCAG GAACTTGCACGTGTGGAGGAGGAAATAAATACGTTACGTACAGTGCTGGCATCGAAAACGCGCCATGCCTCAGATTTGAAACGTAAATTGGGGATTACCATGTGGAAAGAGATAACGGACGATATGAATCAAGGCTTGAAGAATGTAAAAGAAAGTTCAGT ttttcaaagcGTTGAACAAAGTGTTGGCAATCTCACGAAGGCCGTACATGATGCCCCAAT TTTTCAACGTACCGAATCGGTGCTCAAGTCGACAGGGGAGAAGACCGCTTCAGTATTTGGGAGTATTACTAGCGGCATAACATCGAAATTCTCACAAATGAAAAACTCGGAATCGATGCGTTCGATCGAAGAGAAGGTGGGCTCAGCCTATGAGAATGTTAAA ACACGAGTATCCACTTCGCGTTCGGGTTCAATTAACAGTTTCCCTGATgccttaaatgaaaataattcatCGTCCGGCTTGAATTCGCCAACAGATTCAATAACAAAATAA
- the LOC105221339 gene encoding tumor protein D52 isoform X11 — protein sequence MEDHNTSKLSEPASPVASVASADIAAEFAALTAEEQEQQRAEWSQELARVEEEINTLRTVLASKTRHASDLKRKLGITMWKEITDDMNQGLKNVKESSVFQRTESVLKSTGEKTASVFGSITSGITSKFSQMKNSESMRSIEEKVGSAYENVKALTRVIQWRL from the exons ATAATACTTCAAAGCTGTCGGAACCAGCATCACCAGTAGCATCTGTTGCGTCTGCAGATATAGCCGCCGAGTTTGCTGCACTCACCGCAGAGGAGCAAGAACAGCAACGGGCGGAATGGAGTCAG GAACTTGCACGTGTGGAGGAGGAAATAAATACGTTACGTACAGTGCTGGCATCGAAAACGCGCCATGCCTCAGATTTGAAACGTAAATTGGGGATTACCATGTGGAAAGAGATAACGGACGATATGAATCAAGGCTTGAAGAATGTAAAAGAAAGTTCAGT TTTTCAACGTACCGAATCGGTGCTCAAGTCGACAGGGGAGAAGACCGCTTCAGTATTTGGGAGTATTACTAGCGGCATAACATCGAAATTCTCACAAATGAAAAACTCGGAATCGATGCGTTCGATCGAAGAGAAGGTGGGCTCAGCCTATGAGAATGTTAAA GCTTTAACCCGTGTTATACAATGGcgcttataa